Proteins encoded in a region of the Campylobacter geochelonis genome:
- a CDS encoding flavodoxin domain-containing protein, which produces MNDLAIFYGSTSGATQEVCELIANNLSADIYDVKCANTEDFKRYNKFIFASSTYGDGALQDDWAEKINLLDEIDFHGKTVALVSIGNQERHAENFCSSIVDFLPKIKGANLVGQSELDGYKFEKSSAFINDKFIGLCVDFKGDSKWKSRVLKWCEKVKKEF; this is translated from the coding sequence ATGAATGATTTAGCTATTTTTTATGGAAGTACAAGCGGTGCAACACAAGAGGTTTGCGAGCTTATAGCCAACAACCTTAGTGCTGATATCTATGATGTTAAGTGCGCTAATACAGAGGACTTTAAAAGATATAATAAATTTATATTTGCCTCTTCTACCTATGGAGATGGCGCATTGCAAGATGATTGGGCTGAGAAAATCAACCTTTTAGATGAGATTGATTTTCATGGGAAAACTGTTGCGCTTGTATCGATAGGAAACCAAGAAAGGCATGCTGAAAATTTTTGTTCATCTATAGTTGATTTTTTACCTAAGATTAAGGGTGCAAATTTAGTCGGACAAAGCGAACTTGATGGCTATAAATTTGAAAAATCATCAGCATTTATAAATGATAAATTTATAGGACTTTGCGTTGATTTTAAGGGCGATAGCAAGTGGAAAAGTCGCGTTTTAAAATGGTGCGAAAAGGTTAAAAAAGAGTTTTAA
- the rseP gene encoding RIP metalloprotease RseP: MVLVIAVAALAIWHWGPYFLITVLAISFLIFFHELGHFLAARQLGVVVETFSVGFGDRVYSKKVGDTEYCISAIPLGGYVKLRGQDDSDPTLKNYDEGSYTLLSPLGRIYVLFAGPFFNILLAFLLYVALGYIGVEKVSPVVGYVLKDSAAMEAGIKKGDKILEIGGQKIQDWDEIKKFVGLQSTDVVIKRDSQILTLNLTPKIGETYTIFNEKVQKPLIGIAQRGSTTLTYENGTKIDAKSYKATIDKNSKQLVLEGTATPNSKLAVKFFDDSTKSFYSDENGKFKVISDAPMQDVEYVTIYNKGFSSITFALDETIKASKLIVIGLEKLITGVVPIKEMGGIVAMTDITTKAASISVSVLFIIVALISVNLGILNLLPIPVLDGGHIVFNIYELLFKKPVSQRVFAGLSYAGMAFLFALMAFTIINDFLRLSGVYNNG, translated from the coding sequence TTGGTGCTTGTGATAGCAGTTGCGGCGTTGGCTATTTGGCACTGGGGTCCGTATTTTTTAATAACAGTTTTAGCTATTTCATTTTTGATATTTTTCCATGAACTTGGACATTTTTTAGCAGCACGCCAACTTGGCGTTGTTGTCGAAACTTTTAGCGTTGGTTTTGGAGATAGAGTTTATAGCAAAAAAGTCGGCGACACTGAGTATTGTATAAGTGCGATTCCACTTGGTGGATATGTCAAGCTTAGAGGGCAAGATGATAGCGATCCAACGCTTAAAAACTATGATGAGGGAAGCTATACCTTGCTAAGTCCACTTGGTAGGATATATGTGCTTTTTGCTGGACCATTTTTTAACATTTTACTTGCATTTTTACTCTATGTCGCGCTTGGATATATCGGAGTTGAGAAAGTTTCGCCTGTAGTTGGGTATGTTTTAAAAGACTCAGCCGCTATGGAAGCTGGGATAAAAAAAGGCGATAAGATACTTGAAATTGGTGGACAAAAAATTCAAGATTGGGATGAGATAAAAAAATTTGTTGGACTTCAAAGCACAGATGTCGTTATCAAGCGAGACTCTCAAATCCTTACGCTAAATTTAACACCAAAAATCGGCGAAACTTATACTATATTTAACGAAAAGGTTCAAAAACCACTTATCGGTATAGCTCAGCGAGGCTCTACAACATTAACATATGAAAATGGCACAAAAATTGATGCAAAAAGTTATAAAGCAACGATAGATAAAAACAGCAAACAACTTGTATTAGAAGGAACAGCGACTCCAAATTCAAAGCTTGCTGTGAAGTTTTTTGATGATAGCACAAAAAGTTTTTATAGCGATGAAAATGGCAAATTTAAGGTCATAAGTGATGCGCCTATGCAAGATGTTGAGTATGTAACTATCTATAACAAAGGCTTTTCATCTATCACTTTTGCGCTAGATGAAACGATAAAAGCTTCAAAGCTCATAGTTATCGGACTTGAAAAGCTAATAACAGGCGTCGTGCCTATAAAAGAGATGGGCGGTATAGTCGCGATGACAGATATCACGACAAAAGCAGCAAGTATAAGCGTGTCGGTTTTGTTTATCATAGTGGCGTTAATATCGGTAAATTTAGGTATATTAAACCTACTTCCGATTCCGGTTCTTGATGGTGGGCATATCGTGTTTAATATATATGAACTTCTTTTTAAAAAGCCAGTTTCTCAACGAGTTTTTGCCGGTCTTAGCTATGCTGGAATGGCGTTTTTGTTCGCACTCATGGCATTTACTATAATAAATGATTTTTTAAGACTTAGTGGAGTTTATAACAATGGTTGA
- a CDS encoding 2-oxoacid:acceptor oxidoreductase family protein, which yields MSSYQLRFVGVGGQGVILAGEILAAAKINAGGYGVKASTYTSQVRGGPTKVDILLSDEEILYPYADEGSIDFMIATAQVSFDAFKSGVKEGGIIVVEPNLVHPNDSDRKKWKIYEIPIITIAKDIVGNVITQSVVALGAAVEFTKVMDKEVVREEMLSTVPEKVKAANNRAYDLGIDAAKELED from the coding sequence ATGAGTAGTTATCAACTAAGATTTGTTGGCGTTGGCGGACAAGGTGTTATCCTAGCTGGCGAGATTTTAGCCGCTGCAAAGATAAATGCTGGCGGATATGGCGTAAAGGCTTCAACTTATACATCTCAAGTAAGAGGAGGACCTACTAAGGTTGATATCTTACTTTCTGATGAGGAAATTTTATATCCATATGCTGATGAGGGTTCGATTGATTTTATGATAGCTACTGCTCAAGTTAGTTTTGACGCTTTTAAAAGTGGCGTAAAAGAGGGTGGTATTATAGTTGTTGAGCCAAATTTAGTTCATCCAAACGATAGTGATAGAAAAAAATGGAAAATTTATGAAATTCCTATTATAACCATAGCAAAAGATATAGTTGGAAATGTTATCACTCAAAGCGTGGTTGCGCTTGGCGCTGCTGTTGAGTTTACTAAAGTTATGGATAAAGAGGTCGTTAGAGAGGAGATGCTTTCAACTGTTCCAGAAAAGGTAAAAGCAGCGAACAATAGAGCTTATGATTTAGGTATAGATGCGGCTAAAGAGCTTGAAGATTGA
- the sucD gene encoding succinate--CoA ligase subunit alpha — protein MSILVDKNTKVIVQGFTGKEGTFHAEQCIAYGTNIVGGVTPFKGGQTHLDRPVFNTVKEAVDATGATVSLIFVPAKFVANGVIEAANAGIKLAVVITEHTPVNDMIAAKNYANKCGMMMIGPNCPGIISSDECKLGIMPGMVFKKSKVNVGLISKSGTLTYEGSNQIINEGYGISTAVGIGGDSIIGLTYTELLPMFEADPDTKAIVMIGEIGGSLEIEACKVIKEQITKPIVAFIAGQSAPKGKRMGHAGAIISGEDSTAVGKMKALSAVGVHVVESPAHIGSKLKEILK, from the coding sequence ATGAGTATATTAGTAGATAAAAACACAAAAGTTATCGTTCAAGGCTTTACTGGTAAAGAAGGAACTTTTCACGCAGAGCAATGCATTGCGTATGGCACAAACATAGTTGGTGGAGTTACGCCATTTAAGGGCGGTCAAACTCATCTTGATAGACCAGTTTTTAACACAGTTAAAGAAGCTGTTGATGCAACAGGAGCTACTGTTAGTTTAATTTTTGTTCCTGCTAAATTTGTTGCTAATGGTGTTATAGAGGCTGCAAATGCTGGTATAAAGCTAGCAGTTGTTATCACAGAGCATACTCCGGTAAATGATATGATAGCTGCAAAAAACTATGCAAATAAATGCGGTATGATGATGATAGGTCCAAATTGCCCAGGAATCATTAGCTCAGATGAGTGCAAGCTTGGCATTATGCCTGGAATGGTATTTAAAAAATCAAAAGTTAATGTAGGTCTTATCTCAAAATCAGGAACACTAACTTATGAAGGTTCAAACCAAATCATAAATGAGGGTTATGGAATTTCAACAGCTGTTGGAATCGGCGGAGATAGCATCATAGGTTTAACTTATACTGAGCTTTTACCTATGTTTGAAGCAGATCCTGATACAAAAGCTATAGTTATGATAGGTGAGATTGGTGGAAGTTTGGAGATTGAAGCTTGTAAAGTTATAAAAGAGCAAATAACTAAACCAATAGTTGCTTTTATAGCTGGTCAATCAGCTCCAAAAGGCAAAAGAATGGGACATGCTGGAGCTATTATTAGCGGTGAGGACTCAACTGCTGTTGGTAAAATGAAAGCTTTAAGTGCGGTTGGAGTTCATGTTGTAGAGAGTCCTGCACATATCGGTTCAAAATTAAAAGAAATATTAAAATAA
- the sucC gene encoding ADP-forming succinate--CoA ligase subunit beta translates to MNIHEYQAKELCRDFGINVADGELATSVDEAVQAAKRLGGSVWAVKAQIHAGGRGLGGGVKIAKSLDDVKKYAEQILGMTLVTAQTGPEGKLVKKVYIEKGCNIAKEYYLSFTFDRNSEKVGLIASASGGMSIEEVSHDNPELIKSLLIDQEIGLCDFHALEVASFLNFDKDLSLKFGNIVKSLYNLYTKTDANLVEINPLVLTAENDFMPLDAKMGFDDSALFRQPKIASMRDLDEEEPSEVEAKEHGLSYVKLDGNIGCMVNGAGLAMGTMDTINSVGGKPANFLDVGGGANPQTVAKAFEIILRDKNVKSIFVNIFGGIVRCDRIANGILEATKLTKVDIPVVVRLDGTNAKEAADILKGANIENIITVDGLESGARKAVELANA, encoded by the coding sequence ATGAATATTCACGAGTATCAAGCTAAAGAACTGTGCCGCGATTTTGGTATAAATGTGGCTGATGGTGAGTTAGCAACAAGTGTGGATGAAGCAGTGCAAGCAGCAAAAAGACTTGGCGGAAGTGTTTGGGCTGTAAAAGCACAAATTCACGCTGGCGGGCGAGGACTTGGCGGTGGTGTTAAAATCGCAAAAAGCCTTGATGATGTTAAAAAATATGCCGAGCAAATTCTTGGTATGACGCTAGTTACAGCCCAAACTGGTCCTGAGGGAAAACTTGTTAAAAAAGTTTATATCGAAAAGGGTTGTAACATAGCAAAAGAGTATTATCTAAGCTTTACTTTTGATAGAAATAGTGAAAAAGTTGGCTTGATTGCTTCAGCAAGTGGCGGTATGAGCATAGAAGAGGTATCGCATGATAACCCAGAGCTTATAAAAAGTTTGCTAATCGATCAAGAAATCGGGCTTTGCGATTTTCACGCTCTTGAAGTTGCTAGTTTTTTAAATTTTGATAAAGATTTAAGCCTTAAATTTGGAAATATTGTAAAATCTCTTTATAACTTATATACAAAAACTGATGCAAATTTAGTTGAGATTAACCCGCTTGTTTTAACAGCAGAAAATGACTTTATGCCACTAGATGCTAAAATGGGCTTTGATGATAGTGCATTATTTCGTCAGCCAAAAATCGCTTCTATGAGAGATTTAGATGAAGAAGAGCCAAGCGAAGTAGAGGCAAAAGAACATGGACTTAGCTATGTAAAACTTGATGGAAATATCGGTTGTATGGTAAATGGCGCTGGTTTGGCGATGGGTACGATGGATACGATTAACTCAGTTGGCGGAAAGCCTGCAAACTTCCTTGATGTGGGAGGCGGGGCAAATCCTCAAACCGTTGCAAAAGCTTTTGAAATTATTTTAAGAGATAAAAATGTAAAATCAATCTTTGTAAATATCTTTGGCGGAATTGTAAGATGCGATAGAATCGCAAACGGAATTTTAGAAGCCACAAAGCTTACAAAAGTTGATATTCCAGTAGTTGTTAGACTTGATGGAACAAATGCAAAAGAGGCGGCTGATATTTTAAAAGGTGCAAATATAGAAAATATCATAACAGTTGATGGTCTAGAAAGCGGCGCTAGAAAAGCTGTCGAACTAGCAAATGCTTAA
- a CDS encoding YggS family pyridoxal phosphate-dependent enzyme: MVDLRTILDTIETSRIKAGFWENVELVAVSKNVTENEVLKLFNQGQRAFGENRVQELKRKNEILSEYPIKWHLIGTLQSNKINQMISLRPTLWQSCNSYELALAVDKRLDYKLDTLLEINIADESSKSGLEINLAVDSYLKIKDECKNINLVGIMSIGAHTDDEKVVQKSFEDTFKIYQNLEKHGAKICSMGMSSDYELAISCGSNMVRLGTILYK, from the coding sequence ATGGTTGATTTAAGAACGATTTTAGATACAATAGAAACTTCAAGGATAAAAGCTGGTTTTTGGGAGAATGTCGAGCTAGTAGCAGTGAGTAAAAATGTAACAGAAAATGAAGTTTTAAAACTTTTTAATCAAGGGCAAAGAGCCTTTGGCGAAAACAGAGTTCAAGAGTTAAAACGAAAGAACGAAATTTTAAGTGAGTATCCGATAAAATGGCATCTTATCGGAACTTTGCAAAGCAATAAAATAAACCAGATGATATCGCTTCGCCCTACTTTGTGGCAAAGTTGCAACTCGTATGAGTTGGCACTTGCGGTTGATAAAAGGCTTGATTATAAACTTGATACTTTGCTTGAGATTAATATCGCTGATGAGAGTAGTAAAAGTGGACTAGAGATAAATTTAGCAGTCGATTCATACCTGAAAATCAAAGATGAGTGCAAAAACATAAATCTTGTTGGCATAATGAGCATAGGCGCGCATACAGATGATGAAAAAGTCGTTCAAAAAAGCTTTGAAGATACATTTAAAATTTATCAAAATTTAGAAAAGCATGGCGCTAAAATTTGCTCTATGGGCATGAGTAGCGACTACGAACTAGCTATAAGTTGTGGCTCAAATATGGTCAGACTCGGAACGATTTTGTATAAATAA
- a CDS encoding 3'(2'),5'-bisphosphate nucleotidase CysQ family protein, translating into MSELDIAIAAAKEAGEKILEFRELGFKQKLKSDNSIVTQADISSNEIITNHLSKTGIAICSEESIINDDISEYWLVDPLDGTANFVKNSNDFSILISLISSNKPILSVIYSPVYKQCMSCNGKNIFINGVEISNLRVDISPNILLSGMRKKVDESANLREKIRQNIDGDIISVGSGMKFYKLALGSAGIYIRNKVSHSWDIAAGDLIVQASGGVMVGIKDKKELQYDIKTLRNEPFIALSKENVKYLDKFLKIINS; encoded by the coding sequence ATGAGTGAACTTGATATAGCGATTGCAGCAGCAAAAGAAGCAGGAGAAAAGATACTTGAGTTTCGCGAACTTGGCTTCAAACAAAAACTAAAAAGCGATAATTCTATAGTAACACAAGCAGATATATCGTCAAATGAAATCATTACCAACCATCTAAGCAAAACAGGCATTGCCATCTGCTCTGAAGAGTCGATAATAAATGATGATATAAGCGAGTATTGGCTTGTCGACCCACTTGATGGAACTGCAAATTTTGTTAAAAATAGTAATGATTTTTCTATCTTGATATCTCTAATAAGCTCTAATAAACCGATTTTAAGTGTAATTTATAGCCCTGTTTACAAGCAATGTATGAGTTGTAATGGCAAAAATATCTTTATAAACGGCGTTGAAATTTCAAACCTTAGAGTTGATATCAGCCCGAATATCTTGCTTAGCGGAATGCGAAAAAAAGTTGATGAAAGTGCAAATTTACGCGAAAAAATCAGACAAAATATAGACGGAGATATCATATCTGTTGGTTCTGGAATGAAATTTTATAAACTTGCACTTGGAAGTGCTGGAATTTATATAAGAAATAAAGTCTCGCACTCTTGGGATATCGCGGCTGGGGATTTGATAGTTCAAGCAAGTGGTGGAGTTATGGTTGGTATAAAAGATAAAAAAGAGCTTCAATACGACATCAAAACTCTTAGAAATGAGCCATTTATAGCTTTAAGCAAAGAAAACGTAAAGTACTTAGATAAATTTTTAAAGATAATAAATAGTTAA
- a CDS encoding NADP-dependent isocitrate dehydrogenase, translating to MSDIIYTYTDEAPALATFSLYPIIKSFFAKAGISIEKADISLAARVLSTFPEKLKDSQKVDDYLSILGKLTLDSKANIIKLPNISASLPQLQACIKELQEKGFDVPDYPNEPKNKEEEDIKKRYSKVLGSAVNPVLREGNSDRRAANAVKEYAKANPHRNGKWSKDSKTEVYHMNSGDFYEYEKSKVFKEPTNLSVEFIAKNGDKKVLKDDLKVLKDEVVDATFMSAKKLDEFVKDSIKYAKDKELLYSVHLKATMMKVSDPVIFGHFVKGFFAEVFSEFKDELKSVGVNENNGLKDLFARIENLPIKEKIYAKFDEIYAKSPLLSMVDSDKGVTNLHVPSDVIIDASMPAMIRNSGKMWDKDGKAVECLAVIPDRSYAIVYDSMIKDLKENGELNPATIGSVSNIGLMAKKAEEYGSHDKTFIIEDDGEVIVKDSSGAEVFKFSVQKGDIYRMTQTKDEAIKNWIKLAVNRAKITGFKTIFWLDDRRAHDRNLKQIVENELKNYDLNGLDIEILNPDEAVRVSNKIIRAGKDCISVTGNVLRDYLTDLYPIIELGTSAKMLSIVPLLNGGGMFETGAGGSAPKHVQQLIEENHLRWDSLGEFMALIVSLEHLYETNGNKNAQILAKALDKAVSKWLKDDKSPSKDVGKPDNRNSHFYLALYLADELSKTELKDKFEQISKDLKANEDKINGEFLDVQGKKVDLGGYYIFDDKKVNSVMRCSKTLNGILG from the coding sequence ATGAGTGATATCATATACACATACACAGACGAAGCTCCCGCGTTAGCGACCTTTTCGCTATATCCTATTATAAAAAGTTTTTTTGCAAAAGCTGGCATTAGTATAGAAAAAGCAGATATTTCTTTAGCTGCTAGAGTACTTTCAACTTTTCCAGAAAAGCTAAAAGATAGTCAGAAAGTCGATGATTATCTAAGTATTTTAGGGAAATTAACGCTAGATTCAAAAGCAAATATTATAAAGCTTCCAAACATCTCAGCCTCTCTTCCACAACTTCAAGCTTGTATAAAAGAGCTTCAAGAAAAGGGTTTTGATGTTCCAGACTATCCAAATGAACCAAAAAATAAAGAGGAAGAAGATATCAAAAAACGTTACTCAAAAGTCTTAGGAAGTGCGGTAAATCCTGTGCTTCGTGAGGGTAACTCGGACAGGCGTGCTGCAAATGCAGTAAAAGAGTATGCCAAAGCAAACCCACATAGAAACGGTAAATGGAGCAAAGATAGCAAAACAGAAGTTTATCATATGAATAGTGGGGATTTTTATGAGTATGAAAAATCCAAAGTTTTTAAAGAGCCTACAAATTTAAGCGTTGAATTTATAGCTAAAAATGGTGATAAAAAAGTCTTAAAAGATGATTTAAAAGTGCTTAAAGATGAAGTTGTAGATGCAACTTTTATGAGCGCAAAAAAGCTTGATGAGTTTGTAAAAGATAGTATAAAGTATGCAAAAGACAAAGAACTTTTATACTCAGTTCACTTAAAAGCTACGATGATGAAGGTAAGTGATCCAGTTATTTTTGGACATTTTGTTAAAGGCTTTTTTGCTGAAGTTTTTAGCGAGTTTAAAGATGAGTTAAAAAGTGTTGGAGTAAATGAAAATAATGGCTTAAAAGATCTATTTGCTAGGATAGAAAATTTACCTATAAAAGAGAAAATTTATGCAAAATTTGATGAAATTTATGCAAAAAGTCCACTTTTAAGCATGGTTGATAGCGATAAAGGTGTTACAAATTTACACGTTCCAAGCGATGTTATCATCGACGCTTCAATGCCTGCGATGATACGCAATAGCGGTAAAATGTGGGATAAAGATGGCAAAGCTGTTGAATGCTTAGCTGTTATACCAGACAGATCTTATGCTATAGTTTATGATAGTATGATAAAAGACCTAAAAGAAAATGGCGAGCTAAATCCAGCAACCATAGGAAGTGTTTCAAACATCGGTTTAATGGCTAAAAAAGCTGAAGAATATGGAAGTCATGACAAAACTTTTATCATAGAAGATGATGGAGAGGTTATTGTAAAAGATAGTAGTGGGGCTGAAGTGTTTAAATTTAGCGTCCAAAAAGGCGACATTTATAGGATGACACAAACCAAAGATGAAGCTATAAAAAACTGGATAAAACTAGCTGTAAATAGAGCTAAAATAACTGGTTTTAAAACTATTTTTTGGCTAGATGACCGTCGCGCTCATGATAGAAATTTAAAACAAATCGTAGAAAATGAACTTAAAAACTATGATTTAAATGGGCTTGATATAGAAATTTTAAACCCAGATGAAGCAGTTAGAGTATCAAATAAAATCATAAGAGCTGGAAAAGACTGCATTAGCGTAACTGGCAATGTTTTAAGGGATTATTTGACAGATTTATATCCGATAATCGAGCTTGGAACAAGCGCTAAAATGCTCTCAATCGTTCCGCTTTTAAATGGTGGCGGTATGTTTGAAACAGGAGCTGGTGGAAGTGCGCCAAAACACGTGCAACAACTTATAGAAGAAAATCACCTAAGATGGGATAGTTTGGGTGAGTTTATGGCACTTATCGTTAGCTTAGAACATCTTTATGAAACAAATGGCAACAAAAACGCACAAATTTTAGCAAAAGCACTTGATAAGGCGGTTTCAAAATGGCTTAAAGATGATAAAAGTCCAAGTAAGGATGTAGGAAAACCAGATAATAGAAACAGCCATTTTTATCTAGCACTATACCTTGCTGATGAGCTTAGTAAAACTGAACTTAAAGATAAATTTGAGCAAATTTCAAAAGATTTAAAAGCAAACGAAGATAAGATAAATGGCGAATTTTTAGACGTTCAAGGTAAAAAAGTAGACTTAGGAGGTTATTACATTTTTGATGATAAAAAGGTTAATTCTGTTATGAGATGTAGCAAAACTCTAAATGGAATTTTGGGTTAA
- a CDS encoding 4Fe-4S binding protein, with the protein MMIEQPKDAAVWVDESRCKACNICVDYCPSGTLAMRYDPYSIQGMMIEVLDSNSCIGCRDCETHCPDFAIYVADKGFKFAKLTEESKKRAEAIKSNNYMELKESV; encoded by the coding sequence ATTATGATAGAACAGCCTAAAGACGCAGCTGTATGGGTAGATGAATCCCGCTGCAAGGCTTGTAATATTTGTGTTGACTACTGTCCTAGTGGGACTTTAGCCATGCGTTATGACCCGTATTCAATCCAGGGTATGATGATAGAAGTTTTAGACTCAAACAGCTGTATAGGCTGTAGAGATTGTGAAACTCACTGCCCGGATTTTGCTATTTATGTTGCTGATAAAGGCTTTAAATTTGCAAAACTCACAGAAGAGTCAAAAAAGCGAGCCGAGGCGATTAAAAGTAACAACTATATGGAATTAAAGGAGAGCGTATGA
- a CDS encoding 2-oxoglutarate synthase subunit alpha, which translates to MREVISTGNILAAQAAVECGCNFFGGYPITPSSEVAHEMSVLLPKNGGRFIQMEDEISGICVALGASMSGAKALTASSGPGISLKAEQIGLGFIAEVPLVIINVMRGGPSTGLPTRVAQGDIMQAKNPTHGDFQSIALCPGTLEEAYSETVRAFNLAEKFMTPVFVLLDETLGHMQAKAMLPEIKDLKIVKRREFSGDPKEYKPYEAKADEPATLNPFFKGYKYHITGLHHGPTGFPTENGEMVGYNMKRLMDKINNHKDEIIEVDEYMLDDAEICIIAYGSVNLSARNAVDKLRKDGIKVGLFRPKTLWPSPEKELKEIGKRFKKILVVELNMGQYYYEIERTMLRDDLKTLFKANGRPISPAEIIEKVKEF; encoded by the coding sequence ATGAGAGAAGTTATATCAACAGGAAATATCCTAGCAGCACAAGCAGCTGTTGAGTGTGGCTGTAACTTTTTTGGCGGTTATCCTATAACTCCATCAAGTGAAGTTGCGCATGAAATGAGCGTTTTACTACCTAAAAATGGCGGTAGATTTATACAAATGGAAGATGAAATTTCTGGAATTTGTGTTGCGCTTGGTGCTTCTATGAGTGGAGCTAAGGCTTTAACAGCAAGTAGCGGACCTGGAATTTCACTAAAAGCAGAGCAAATCGGACTTGGATTTATCGCTGAAGTTCCACTTGTTATTATAAATGTTATGCGTGGTGGCCCATCAACTGGTCTTCCAACTCGTGTTGCGCAAGGCGATATAATGCAGGCTAAAAATCCAACTCATGGCGATTTTCAAAGCATTGCACTTTGTCCTGGAACACTAGAAGAGGCGTATAGTGAAACGGTTAGAGCGTTTAATTTGGCTGAAAAATTTATGACTCCAGTTTTTGTACTACTAGATGAGACTTTAGGACATATGCAAGCAAAAGCGATGTTGCCTGAAATCAAAGATTTAAAGATAGTAAAAAGACGCGAGTTTAGCGGAGATCCAAAAGAGTATAAGCCATATGAGGCAAAAGCCGATGAGCCAGCTACTCTAAATCCATTCTTTAAAGGTTATAAATACCACATCACTGGATTACATCATGGTCCAACAGGTTTTCCAACAGAAAATGGCGAAATGGTTGGATATAACATGAAAAGGCTTATGGATAAAATCAACAACCATAAAGATGAGATTATCGAAGTCGATGAGTATATGTTAGATGATGCTGAAATTTGTATTATAGCTTATGGAAGTGTTAATCTTTCGGCTAGAAATGCGGTTGATAAACTAAGAAAAGATGGCATTAAAGTAGGTCTGTTTAGACCAAAAACTTTATGGCCAAGCCCAGAAAAAGAGCTTAAAGAAATAGGCAAAAGATTTAAGAAAATTCTTGTAGTAGAGTTAAATATGGGTCAATACTACTATGAAATAGAAAGAACTATGCTAAGAGATGACTTAAAAACGCTTTTTAAAGCAAACGGACGTCCTATATCTCCAGCTGAAATCATAGAAAAAGTTAAGGAGTTTTAA
- a CDS encoding 2-oxoglutarate ferredoxin oxidoreductase subunit beta, with product MAFNYDKYLRTDKMPTLWCWGCGDGVVLKAVIRAIDTLGWDMNDVCIVSGIGCSGRFSSYVNCNTVHTTHGRAVAYATGIKMANPDKHVIVVTGDGDGLAIGGNHTIHGCRRNINLNHILINNFIYGLTNSQTSPTTPQGFWTVTAQKGNIDPNFDAARLATAAGATFVARENVINADRLTKLFVKGFEHDGYSFFDVFSNCHINLGRKNKMAQATDMLNWIESRCTSKVKFDKMSEEEQKGLFPLGVLHEDNSHIEYTKAYKKVIQAAQNGTKIDFKEIV from the coding sequence ATGGCTTTTAATTATGATAAATATTTAAGAACAGATAAGATGCCAACTCTTTGGTGTTGGGGTTGTGGCGATGGTGTTGTGCTAAAAGCAGTTATAAGAGCTATCGATACTCTTGGCTGGGATATGAACGATGTGTGTATAGTGAGTGGAATAGGCTGTAGTGGGCGCTTTAGCTCATATGTAAACTGTAACACTGTTCATACGACTCATGGACGAGCTGTAGCTTACGCAACTGGTATTAAAATGGCAAATCCAGATAAACACGTTATCGTTGTAACTGGCGATGGCGATGGCTTAGCAATCGGTGGAAATCATACGATTCACGGCTGTAGAAGAAATATCAACTTAAACCACATCTTGATAAACAACTTTATCTACGGACTTACAAATTCACAAACTAGCCCAACTACACCGCAAGGCTTTTGGACTGTAACAGCTCAAAAAGGAAACATAGATCCAAATTTTGACGCTGCTAGACTAGCAACAGCTGCTGGTGCCACATTTGTCGCTAGAGAAAATGTTATAAACGCAGATAGGCTAACAAAGCTCTTTGTAAAAGGTTTTGAGCATGATGGCTATAGCTTTTTTGATGTTTTTTCAAACTGTCATATAAATTTAGGTAGAAAAAACAAAATGGCTCAAGCTACTGATATGTTAAACTGGATAGAGTCAAGATGTACTAGCAAGGTTAAATTTGATAAGATGAGTGAAGAAGAGCAAAAAGGGCTATTTCCTTTAGGCGTGCTTCATGAGGATAACTCTCATATCGAGTATACAAAAGCGTATAAAAAGGTCATACAAGCAGCGCAAAATGGCACTAAGATAGATTTTAAGGAGATAGTATGA